CCGACACCGCGGCTGCGGATGACGATGCCGCGGATCATGTCGCGTTCGGCATGCTGGTCACCGACCAGGTCATGCCCGGCATGGACGGCCTGACCCTGATCCGCCGACTGCGCGCCAGCGCGCGCTACGCCGCCATCCCGATCCTGATGCTGACCACCGAGCATGACGGCAGCATCCGCGAGCAGGCCCGCGCCGCGGGCGCCTCGGGCTTCCTGCCCAAGCCCTTCGATCCCGATGCGCTGATGCAGGCCGTGGCGGCGCTGCTGGCGCCCCCGCACCCCTCCTCGGAAGGGTAAGGAAGGCGCCGCATCGGCCTTCAGTCACCCCGTTTGCTGCCGTAAACACTGGTGGGCGAAACCACGCCCCGGCGCACGGCGCCAGGAAACCGGCATGACCAGAATGGGGGCTGACGATGCGGCATATCGACAAGGCAAACGGCGCGGCAGGCGTGAACGAAGGCGCGGGCGAGGAATTCCTGGCCTTCACGCTGGGCCGCGAAGAGTACGGCATCGATATCCTGAAGGTCCAGGAGATCCGCGGCTACGAGTCGGTCACCCAGCTTGCCAATGCGCCCGACTACATCAAGGGCGTGATCAACCTGCGCGGCATCATCGTGCCGATCATCGACCTGCGCATCAAGTTCCGCCAGGCCAACGTCAGCTATGACCAGTACACCGTGGTCATCATCGTCGATCTCAACGAGCGCACCACCGGCATCGTCGTCGACGGCGTCTCCGACGTGCTGACGCTGACGCCCGCGCAGATCAAGCCCACGCCGCATTTTTCCGGCGAGCTGGCTACCGACTACATCCGCGGCCTCGGCTCGGTCGAGCAGCGCATGCTGATCCTGGTCGATATCGAGAAGCTGCTCAATACCGAAGAACTGGCCGCGCTCGACGCCGTGGCCTGATCCCTGCCACACCTGCCTGTTCACCCCCGCCGCCCGGCTGGCACGCCTGCCGGATCGTACCGCCCGGAATTGCGCCATGCCTGGCAGCCATGGTTTCTTCGGGCAAGCAGTATCGATATCATCCATGCGAAACAACCAACCCGTTACGCAGCGCGAATACCAGCTCTCACCATCTGACTACCTGATCTCGCGCACGGACCTCAAGGGCCGTATCACCTTCGCCAACCGCACCTTTATCGAGGCCAGCGGCTATGCAGCCGAGGAACTGATGGGCGCGCCGCACAACCTGGTGCGCCATCCCGACATGCCGCCCGAGGCGTTTGCCGACCTGTGGCAAAACCTGGAAGCCGGCCGCACCTGGATCGGCGTGGTCAAGAACCGCCGCAAGAACGGCGACTTCTACTGGGTCACCGCCACCGTGACGCCCACGCGCATCGACGGGCGCGTGGTCGGCTATACCTCGGTGCGTTCGATGCCCTCGCGCGAGCAGGTCGAAGCCGCCGGCGCGCTGTATGCGCGCTTCCGAGCGGGACGCGCTGCGGGACTGGCGATCCGTGACGGCGCCGTGGTGCGCACGGGGCTCGCCGGCCTGGCGCAACGCGCGCTGCGCATGAACCTGAAGCGCCGCATCCTGTGGGCGCAGGCGGGCGGGCTGGTGTGGTTCCTGGCGGCGCTGGCAGCGGTCGAGATCCTGGACCCGGCAGGGGCCGCGACGCTGCGACCGTGGCTGTGGGGCGGCTTCGCACTGGCGCTGGCGACCTCGTTCGCGGCCGGCACCATGCTGCTGGCGCGCGTGCACCGGCCGCTGGGCGACATGCTGGACTTTGCGCTGCGGCTGGGCGCGGGCGACCTGACCACGCGCTTCGAGCATCGCAGCGGCGACGAGATCGGC
This genomic window from Cupriavidus oxalaticus contains:
- a CDS encoding response regulator; amino-acid sequence: MSLPSILVVDDSPSLRRMIGACLRAGGFDVTEAADGEQAYALADTAAADDDAADHVAFGMLVTDQVMPGMDGLTLIRRLRASARYAAIPILMLTTEHDGSIREQARAAGASGFLPKPFDPDALMQAVAALLAPPHPSSEG
- a CDS encoding chemotaxis protein CheW; translation: MRHIDKANGAAGVNEGAGEEFLAFTLGREEYGIDILKVQEIRGYESVTQLANAPDYIKGVINLRGIIVPIIDLRIKFRQANVSYDQYTVVIIVDLNERTTGIVVDGVSDVLTLTPAQIKPTPHFSGELATDYIRGLGSVEQRMLILVDIEKLLNTEELAALDAVA